In Musa acuminata AAA Group cultivar baxijiao chromosome BXJ3-9, Cavendish_Baxijiao_AAA, whole genome shotgun sequence, a single genomic region encodes these proteins:
- the LOC135648270 gene encoding phospholipase D zeta 1-like isoform X2, translating into MSFPRPRLSQRRGRMLVISPPCSSPIPSSFSTSRWHLLKKASQVLYLHLALKKRAFLEELHDKQEQVKEWLHNLGLGENIPTVQDDDEADDVSVPLPHEDNSLVKSRNIPSSAALPIIRPSLGGQQLISDKAKLAMQGYLDHFFSNLDIVNSQEVCKFLEVSRYSFLQEYGPKLKEGYVKARHLPKVQELDDGKSCCACHWFSCCNGSWKKVWAVLKPGFLALLENPFDTKILDIIVFDVLPHSNGNDDGRILLAKETKERNPLCFGFQVFGGSRTTKLRMRNNAKIKEWVAAINDAGLRPPEGWCYPHRFGSFAPPRGLTEDETYVQWFVDGQAAFEAIASSIEQAKSEIYITDWWLCPELHLRRPFSLHGSSRLDAMLEAKAKQGVQIYILLYKEVPLALKINSVYSKRILLNIHENIKVLRYPDHLSTGIYLWSHHEKIVTIDNQISFIGGLDLCFGRYDNFEHKVGDMPPLIWPGKDYYNPRESEPNSWEDTMKDELDRGKYPRMPWHDVQCALWGPPCHDVARHFVQRWNYAKRSKAPNEKTIPLLVPQHHMVIPHYMGSREMNHQNDKQNAIPEDVGKHTFSRSCQDIPLLLPHEPDGTATTNSDKVHGLDRICGLSEHPNKTSQSQPVSLIKTKIEHSVQDMQMKGFIDDYSYPKTQREQDFNMFVQPPIQNADWWVTHERGSQVVSTDESRQVGPRTPCRCQVIRSVSQWSAGTSQTEESIHKAYVHLIEKAEYFLYIENQFFISGLSGDDTIRNRVLEALYQRIIRAEKEKKCFRVIIVLPLLPGFQGGIDDGGSASVRAIMHWQYQTICRGSNSILQKLHDTIGPRAHDFISFYGLRTYGRLFDGGPLVTNQVYVHSKLMIIDDREVLIGSANINDRSLLGSRDSEIGILIEDKEYVDSFMNGKPWKAGKFSLSLRLSLWLEHLGLHAGEISKIRDPINNAAYKDIWMATAETNTIIYQEVFSCVPNDLIHCRATFRESTNYFKEKLGYTTIDLGISSEKKDPNHKEHKGTDPIQRLESVRGHLVSFPLKFMCNEDLRPAFSQGEFYVWPLVFL; encoded by the exons ATGAGCTTCCCACGGCCAAGATTGTCGCAGCGTCGCGGCCGGATGCTGGTGATATCACCCCCTTGCTCCTCTCCTATACCATCGAGTTTCAGTACAAGCAG ATGGCACTTACTGAAGAAAGCCTCACAAGTTTTATACCTACATCTTGCTTTGAAGAAGCGTGCATTTTTAGAGGAACTTCATGATAAACAGGAGCAG GTCAAAGAATGGCTTCACAATCTTGGACTAGGGGAGAATATACCTACTgttcaagatgatgatgaagctgATGATGTGTCTGTTCCTTTACCACATGAGGATAACAGTTTAGTTAAAAGCAG AAACATTCCTTCTAGTGCTGCATTGCCAATCATTCGCCCATCACTTGGAGGGCAGCAATTGATTTCTGACAAGGCTAAATTGGCTATGCAAGGGTACTTGGATCACTTCTTTAGCAACTTGGATATTGTGAACTCTCAAGAG GTTTGCAAATTTTTGGAGGTCTCGAGGTACTCGTTTTTGCAAGAATATGGACCAAAGCTAAAAGAAGGTTATGTTAAAGCAAGGCATTTGCCAAAAGTTCAAGAATTAGATGATGGTAAAAGCTGTTGTGCATGCCACTGGTTTAGCTGTTGCAATGGTAGCTGGAAAAAG GTTTGGGCTGTACTAAAACCAGGTTTCTTAGCTTTACTGGAGAATCCTTTTGATACAAAAATTCTAGATATCATTGTTTTTGATGTATTACCACATTCAAATGGAAATGATGACGGTCGAATTCTTCTAGCAAAAGAGACAAAGGAGCGTAATCCTTTGTGTTTTGGGTTTCAA GTATTTGGTGGGAGCCGTACAACAAAATTGAGAATGAGAAATAATGCAAAGATCAAGGAATGGGTTGCTGCAATAAATGATGCTGGGTTGCGGCCTCCAGAAGGTTGGTGTTATCCTCACCGCTTTGGCTCTtttgcaccacccagaggcttaaCTGAAGATGAGACTTATGTTCAGTGGTTTGTTGATGGCCAAGCTGCATTTGAAGCAATTGCTTCTTCAATCGAACAAGCAAAATCAGAG ATATACATAACTGACTGGTGGTTGTGCCCAGAATTGCATCTGCGACGTCCTTTTAGTTTGCATGGCTCTTCGCGGCTTGATGCTATGCTAGAGGCAAAAGCAAAGCAAGGTGTTCAG atttatattctTCTTTACAAAGAAGTCCCTCTTGCTTTGAAGATCAACAGTGTATATAGTAAGAGAATATTACTGAACATTCATGAAAACATAAAGGTTCTTCGTTATCCAGATCATCTCTCAACTGGCATTTATTTatg GTCCCATCATGAGAAAATTGTTACCATTGACAACCAAATAAGCTTCATTGGAGGACTTGATCTGTGCTTTGGCCGTTACGACAACTTTGAACACAAAGTTGGGGATATGCCTCCTCTTATTTGGCCTGGAAAGGACTATTATAATCCGAG GGAATCTGAACCAAATTCTTGGGAAGATACTATGAAAGATGAATTGGACCGTGGAAAATATCCTCGCATGCCCTGGCATGATGTTCAATGTGCTTTATGGGGACCACCTTGTCATGATGTTGCAAGGCACTTTGTTCAACGCTGGAATTATGCCAAG AGAAGTAAAGCTCCAAATGAGAAAACAATTCCATTGTTGGTACCTCAGCATCACATGGTTATTCCACATTACATGGGAAGTAGAGAAATGAACCATCAAAACGACAAACAAAATGCAATCCCAGAGGATGTTGGAAAGCATACCTTCTCCCGTTCATGTCAAGATATTCCACTGCTTTTACCCCATGAACCTGATGGAACAGCAACAACAAATAGTGATAAGGTTCATGGATTGGATAGGATTTGTGGTCTTTCAGAGCATCCAAATAAAACTAGCCAAAGCCAACCTGTGTCTTTGATAAAAACAAAAATTGAGCATTCAGTTCAAGATATGCAGATGAAAGGTTTTATCGATGATTATAGTTATCCAAAAACTCAGAGGGAACAAGATTTTAATATGTTCGTCCAGCCACCTATTCAGAATGCAGACTGGTGGGTAACACATGAGCGAGGCAGTCAAGTTGTATCTACAGATGAATCTAGACAAGTTGGTCCACGCACGCCATGCCGTTGTCAG GTTATTAGAAGTGTCAGTCAATGGTCAGCTGGAACAAGCCAAACTGAAGAGAGCATTCACAAAGCTTATGTTCATCTTATTGAGAAAGCAGAGTACTTCCTATACATTGAG AACCAATTCTTCATATCAGGTCTTTCAGGAGATGATACAATAAGAAACCGTGTACTAGAAGCATTATACCAGCGAATCATTCGagcagaaaaagagaagaagtgTTTCAGGGTTATTATCGTTTTACCCTTATTACCTGGTTTTCAG GGTGGCATTGATGATGGTGGTTCTGCATCTGTGAGGGCAATAATGCATTGGCAGTATCAAACCATTTGTAGAGGGTCGAACTCGATATTGCAAAAACTTCATGATACAATAGGTCCTAGAGCACATGACTTTATTTCATTTTATGGCCTTCGAACATATGGGAGACTTTTTGATGGAGGTCCTCTGGTAACCAATCAG GTGTATGTGCATAGCAAATTGATGATAATTGATGATCGTGAGGTGTTGATTGGTTCAGCAAACATAAATGATAGAAGCTTGTTAGGCTCAAGAGATTCAGAG ATTGGTATACTTATAGAAGATAAAGAATATGTTGACTCATTCATGAATGGAAAGCCTTGGAAAGCTGGAAAGTTTTCTCTTAGCCTTCGCCTCTCACTGTGGTTGGAACATCTAGGTCTTCATGCTGGAGAG ATCAGTAAGATCAGGGATCCAATCAATAATGCAGCATACAAGGACATCTGGATGGCGACAGCTGAG ACAAATACCATAATCTACCAGGAAGTCTTTTCGTGTGTTCCTAACGATCTTATCCACTGCAG AGCTACATTTCGAGAAAGCACCAACTACTTCAAGGAGAAACTTGGGTACACAACTATTGATTTGGGTATTTCTTCGGAGAAGAAGGATCCTAATCATAAAGAACACAAAGGCACAGATCCAATACAGAGGCTAGAGTCGGTGAGAGGTCACCTTGTTTCTTTTCCCCTGAAATTCATGTGCAATGAGGATTTGAGGCCTGCCTTCAGTCAAGGTGAGTTCTATGTCTGGCCTTTAGTTTTTCTTTAG
- the LOC135648270 gene encoding phospholipase D zeta 1-like isoform X4, translating to MINRSRNIPSSAALPIIRPSLGGQQLISDKAKLAMQGYLDHFFSNLDIVNSQEVCKFLEVSRYSFLQEYGPKLKEGYVKARHLPKVQELDDGKSCCACHWFSCCNGSWKKVWAVLKPGFLALLENPFDTKILDIIVFDVLPHSNGNDDGRILLAKETKERNPLCFGFQVFGGSRTTKLRMRNNAKIKEWVAAINDAGLRPPEGWCYPHRFGSFAPPRGLTEDETYVQWFVDGQAAFEAIASSIEQAKSEIYITDWWLCPELHLRRPFSLHGSSRLDAMLEAKAKQGVQIYILLYKEVPLALKINSVYSKRILLNIHENIKVLRYPDHLSTGIYLWSHHEKIVTIDNQISFIGGLDLCFGRYDNFEHKVGDMPPLIWPGKDYYNPRESEPNSWEDTMKDELDRGKYPRMPWHDVQCALWGPPCHDVARHFVQRWNYAKRSKAPNEKTIPLLVPQHHMVIPHYMGSREMNHQNDKQNAIPEDVGKHTFSRSCQDIPLLLPHEPDGTATTNSDKVHGLDRICGLSEHPNKTSQSQPVSLIKTKIEHSVQDMQMKGFIDDYSYPKTQREQDFNMFVQPPIQNADWWVTHERGSQVVSTDESRQVGPRTPCRCQVIRSVSQWSAGTSQTEESIHKAYVHLIEKAEYFLYIENQFFISGLSGDDTIRNRVLEALYQRIIRAEKEKKCFRVIIVLPLLPGFQGGIDDGGSASVRAIMHWQYQTICRGSNSILQKLHDTIGPRAHDFISFYGLRTYGRLFDGGPLVTNQVYVHSKLMIIDDREVLIGSANINDRSLLGSRDSEIGILIEDKEYVDSFMNGKPWKAGKFSLSLRLSLWLEHLGLHAGEISKIRDPINNAAYKDIWMATAETNTIIYQEVFSCVPNDLIHCRATFRESTNYFKEKLGYTTIDLGISSEKKDPNHKEHKGTDPIQRLESVRGHLVSFPLKFMCNEDLRPAFSQGEFYVWPLVFL from the exons ATGATAAACAGGAGCAG AAACATTCCTTCTAGTGCTGCATTGCCAATCATTCGCCCATCACTTGGAGGGCAGCAATTGATTTCTGACAAGGCTAAATTGGCTATGCAAGGGTACTTGGATCACTTCTTTAGCAACTTGGATATTGTGAACTCTCAAGAG GTTTGCAAATTTTTGGAGGTCTCGAGGTACTCGTTTTTGCAAGAATATGGACCAAAGCTAAAAGAAGGTTATGTTAAAGCAAGGCATTTGCCAAAAGTTCAAGAATTAGATGATGGTAAAAGCTGTTGTGCATGCCACTGGTTTAGCTGTTGCAATGGTAGCTGGAAAAAG GTTTGGGCTGTACTAAAACCAGGTTTCTTAGCTTTACTGGAGAATCCTTTTGATACAAAAATTCTAGATATCATTGTTTTTGATGTATTACCACATTCAAATGGAAATGATGACGGTCGAATTCTTCTAGCAAAAGAGACAAAGGAGCGTAATCCTTTGTGTTTTGGGTTTCAA GTATTTGGTGGGAGCCGTACAACAAAATTGAGAATGAGAAATAATGCAAAGATCAAGGAATGGGTTGCTGCAATAAATGATGCTGGGTTGCGGCCTCCAGAAGGTTGGTGTTATCCTCACCGCTTTGGCTCTtttgcaccacccagaggcttaaCTGAAGATGAGACTTATGTTCAGTGGTTTGTTGATGGCCAAGCTGCATTTGAAGCAATTGCTTCTTCAATCGAACAAGCAAAATCAGAG ATATACATAACTGACTGGTGGTTGTGCCCAGAATTGCATCTGCGACGTCCTTTTAGTTTGCATGGCTCTTCGCGGCTTGATGCTATGCTAGAGGCAAAAGCAAAGCAAGGTGTTCAG atttatattctTCTTTACAAAGAAGTCCCTCTTGCTTTGAAGATCAACAGTGTATATAGTAAGAGAATATTACTGAACATTCATGAAAACATAAAGGTTCTTCGTTATCCAGATCATCTCTCAACTGGCATTTATTTatg GTCCCATCATGAGAAAATTGTTACCATTGACAACCAAATAAGCTTCATTGGAGGACTTGATCTGTGCTTTGGCCGTTACGACAACTTTGAACACAAAGTTGGGGATATGCCTCCTCTTATTTGGCCTGGAAAGGACTATTATAATCCGAG GGAATCTGAACCAAATTCTTGGGAAGATACTATGAAAGATGAATTGGACCGTGGAAAATATCCTCGCATGCCCTGGCATGATGTTCAATGTGCTTTATGGGGACCACCTTGTCATGATGTTGCAAGGCACTTTGTTCAACGCTGGAATTATGCCAAG AGAAGTAAAGCTCCAAATGAGAAAACAATTCCATTGTTGGTACCTCAGCATCACATGGTTATTCCACATTACATGGGAAGTAGAGAAATGAACCATCAAAACGACAAACAAAATGCAATCCCAGAGGATGTTGGAAAGCATACCTTCTCCCGTTCATGTCAAGATATTCCACTGCTTTTACCCCATGAACCTGATGGAACAGCAACAACAAATAGTGATAAGGTTCATGGATTGGATAGGATTTGTGGTCTTTCAGAGCATCCAAATAAAACTAGCCAAAGCCAACCTGTGTCTTTGATAAAAACAAAAATTGAGCATTCAGTTCAAGATATGCAGATGAAAGGTTTTATCGATGATTATAGTTATCCAAAAACTCAGAGGGAACAAGATTTTAATATGTTCGTCCAGCCACCTATTCAGAATGCAGACTGGTGGGTAACACATGAGCGAGGCAGTCAAGTTGTATCTACAGATGAATCTAGACAAGTTGGTCCACGCACGCCATGCCGTTGTCAG GTTATTAGAAGTGTCAGTCAATGGTCAGCTGGAACAAGCCAAACTGAAGAGAGCATTCACAAAGCTTATGTTCATCTTATTGAGAAAGCAGAGTACTTCCTATACATTGAG AACCAATTCTTCATATCAGGTCTTTCAGGAGATGATACAATAAGAAACCGTGTACTAGAAGCATTATACCAGCGAATCATTCGagcagaaaaagagaagaagtgTTTCAGGGTTATTATCGTTTTACCCTTATTACCTGGTTTTCAG GGTGGCATTGATGATGGTGGTTCTGCATCTGTGAGGGCAATAATGCATTGGCAGTATCAAACCATTTGTAGAGGGTCGAACTCGATATTGCAAAAACTTCATGATACAATAGGTCCTAGAGCACATGACTTTATTTCATTTTATGGCCTTCGAACATATGGGAGACTTTTTGATGGAGGTCCTCTGGTAACCAATCAG GTGTATGTGCATAGCAAATTGATGATAATTGATGATCGTGAGGTGTTGATTGGTTCAGCAAACATAAATGATAGAAGCTTGTTAGGCTCAAGAGATTCAGAG ATTGGTATACTTATAGAAGATAAAGAATATGTTGACTCATTCATGAATGGAAAGCCTTGGAAAGCTGGAAAGTTTTCTCTTAGCCTTCGCCTCTCACTGTGGTTGGAACATCTAGGTCTTCATGCTGGAGAG ATCAGTAAGATCAGGGATCCAATCAATAATGCAGCATACAAGGACATCTGGATGGCGACAGCTGAG ACAAATACCATAATCTACCAGGAAGTCTTTTCGTGTGTTCCTAACGATCTTATCCACTGCAG AGCTACATTTCGAGAAAGCACCAACTACTTCAAGGAGAAACTTGGGTACACAACTATTGATTTGGGTATTTCTTCGGAGAAGAAGGATCCTAATCATAAAGAACACAAAGGCACAGATCCAATACAGAGGCTAGAGTCGGTGAGAGGTCACCTTGTTTCTTTTCCCCTGAAATTCATGTGCAATGAGGATTTGAGGCCTGCCTTCAGTCAAGGTGAGTTCTATGTCTGGCCTTTAGTTTTTCTTTAG